One genomic segment of uncultured Desulfobacter sp. includes these proteins:
- a CDS encoding IS66 family insertion sequence element accessory protein TnpB, with protein MSEARKKNQKRTQFWEYHIKQWSESGVSQNAYCRQNDLRPNQFTYWKIKLNNQALVPEFVQIPSTQISQMLNFSEQKGLRLNIDNGFQIEIPDGFSQATLAQVLQVLGKC; from the coding sequence ATGTCAGAAGCAAGGAAGAAAAACCAAAAGCGTACCCAATTCTGGGAGTACCATATTAAACAATGGTCTGAATCCGGCGTGTCCCAAAATGCATACTGCAGACAAAATGATTTGAGACCCAATCAATTTACATACTGGAAAATAAAACTCAACAACCAGGCCCTTGTCCCAGAATTCGTTCAGATCCCTTCAACACAGATCAGCCAGATGCTAAACTTTTCTGAACAAAAAGGATTAAGGTTGAATATAGATAACGGATTTCAGATCGAAATCCCGGATGGATTTTCCCAGGCCACCCTGGCCCAGGTGCTCCAGGTATTGGGGAAGTGCTGA
- a CDS encoding IS66 family transposase: MMASFVSDFSDREHHYKAEIKILNEQIKSLRDRLFGKKTEKIHKDDGQRSLFDTFEPDTPILDEPEEISVPAHKRKKSGRKPLPETLPRVKVIHDLTEEEKTCACGCMKSRCGKEESEQLEIIPAQMRVIRNIRYKYACKNCEGVEDDGPTVSIARMPEQMIPKSIATPGLLAHILTAKFADALPFYRQEKQFHRIGVDIHRSNMCNWAMKVAQACEILLEYMKGEILNGPVINIDETTVQVLKEPKRSKCYMWVFKGGPPDNPIILFQYHPTRSGDVARNFLNGYQGIVQTDGYGGYDFLDHIVGIIHIACWIHARRKFMDVAKAAGNKNGKPTGIAGKALKYIRKLYKIEKEAKELGLSAEELYRKRQEQALPILDEFKKWLDAQVEKVPPKSLLGKAINYTLNQWHRLVLYTESGLVMPDNNVVENAIRPFVVGRKNWLFSCTSEGARASACIYSLIETAKANGLEPYWYLKFLFENLPEAMTEDEFKALMPQNVDKNLLESNYTTPRQA, translated from the coding sequence ATGATGGCTTCTTTTGTCAGTGATTTTTCAGATAGAGAGCACCATTATAAAGCCGAAATCAAAATTCTCAACGAGCAGATTAAAAGCCTCCGGGACCGACTTTTTGGCAAAAAGACAGAAAAAATCCATAAAGATGACGGTCAACGCTCCCTTTTCGATACTTTTGAACCGGATACTCCCATATTAGACGAGCCCGAAGAAATCAGCGTACCTGCCCATAAGCGGAAGAAGTCTGGGCGTAAGCCTTTGCCTGAAACCCTTCCGCGGGTTAAAGTGATCCACGATCTGACTGAGGAAGAAAAAACATGTGCCTGTGGTTGCATGAAATCCCGTTGCGGCAAGGAAGAATCTGAACAACTTGAGATTATTCCGGCACAGATGAGAGTGATCAGGAATATCCGTTATAAATACGCATGTAAAAACTGTGAAGGTGTTGAAGATGATGGTCCGACAGTCTCCATCGCCAGAATGCCGGAACAAATGATTCCCAAAAGCATTGCAACCCCAGGACTTCTGGCTCATATTCTGACAGCCAAATTTGCAGATGCCTTGCCTTTCTACCGGCAGGAAAAGCAGTTTCACCGAATTGGAGTAGACATTCACAGATCCAATATGTGCAATTGGGCCATGAAAGTGGCCCAGGCCTGTGAGATCCTGCTGGAATATATGAAGGGTGAAATTCTTAACGGTCCAGTGATAAATATTGATGAAACAACTGTCCAGGTTCTGAAAGAACCGAAACGGTCAAAATGCTATATGTGGGTGTTCAAAGGAGGGCCACCAGACAATCCCATTATTCTGTTCCAGTATCACCCAACCCGATCCGGGGACGTTGCCCGTAACTTTTTGAACGGTTATCAAGGTATTGTTCAAACGGATGGTTATGGTGGCTATGACTTTCTTGATCATATTGTAGGAATCATCCATATTGCCTGCTGGATACACGCACGTCGAAAGTTCATGGATGTAGCCAAAGCTGCCGGGAATAAAAATGGCAAACCGACAGGAATCGCCGGCAAAGCCCTGAAGTACATCAGGAAATTATACAAAATAGAGAAAGAGGCCAAAGAACTTGGCTTGTCCGCTGAAGAACTTTACCGGAAAAGGCAGGAACAAGCCTTGCCTATCCTTGATGAATTTAAAAAATGGCTGGATGCTCAAGTTGAGAAGGTGCCACCCAAAAGTCTTCTTGGCAAGGCCATCAACTACACCCTTAATCAATGGCATCGGTTGGTCCTGTATACGGAAAGTGGCCTGGTAATGCCGGACAATAATGTGGTTGAAAATGCCATAAGACCCTTTGTGGTCGGTAGAAAAAACTGGTTGTTTTCGTGTACATCCGAAGGCGCCAGGGCCAGTGCCTGCATTTACAGCTTAATCGAAACCGCCAAGGCCAATGGACTTGAACCTTATTGGTACCTCAAATTTCTTTTTGAAAATTTACCGGAAGCCATGACGGAAGACGAATTTAAAGCTTTAATGCCACAAAACGTGGATAAAAATTTGCTGGAATCCAACTATACAACACCCCGCCAGGCTTAA
- a CDS encoding transposase produces MNTTLTGVQNQITNSEQIGVLSDYFAKFKIGTLLNRSGIVKTKGASPLAIFTALFNLAFHNENLYQGIVKNKKVEVDKDAAYNFLNSPTYNWRRFTLHLCRRIYFIIRKLLDDSSEEVLIFDDSTYSRNRSKKVELLSRVFDHTDMKYIKGFRMLTLGWSDGNSFLGLDFALLSSADKKNRYNEINPDIDKRTCGYHRRQEAVTKTTAHLVPMVKRALDMGVRAKYVLMDSWFSMPSAIADLREHIHVICMLKDHPKWLYEYQGKKLRLSELYGKLKKKRGRAKIKAQAIVTLSNGKQAKIIFVSCDKKRGWLALLSTDLSLPNEEVIRLYGKRWDIEVFFKMCKQHLKLAKEIQIRNYDGLIAHTSLVIARYNMLSLYQRQCMDQRSFGELFRACNDEMTNLSFMVSLERIMRLALVNIRRLFDFTEHMVQEMLDLVMGQALKYFGFSSEIEELSGVQIYSSES; encoded by the coding sequence ATGAATACTACACTTACCGGCGTACAAAATCAAATAACAAATTCAGAACAGATTGGCGTACTCAGTGATTACTTTGCAAAATTCAAAATCGGTACGTTATTGAATCGATCAGGAATCGTTAAAACCAAAGGAGCATCACCGCTTGCCATTTTCACAGCCTTATTTAACCTGGCATTTCACAACGAAAATTTATACCAGGGCATTGTGAAAAACAAAAAAGTTGAGGTCGATAAGGACGCTGCTTACAATTTTCTGAACTCTCCGACATATAACTGGCGGCGGTTTACCCTTCATCTTTGCCGCCGGATTTATTTTATCATTAGAAAGCTTCTTGATGATTCTTCCGAAGAAGTTCTTATTTTTGACGATTCTACCTATAGCAGAAACCGTTCTAAAAAAGTCGAGCTTTTATCCCGGGTGTTTGATCATACAGATATGAAGTACATCAAAGGATTCCGGATGCTGACCCTTGGCTGGTCTGACGGTAACAGTTTTCTTGGACTTGATTTTGCCCTTTTATCATCTGCAGACAAAAAGAATCGATACAATGAAATCAATCCTGATATTGATAAAAGGACCTGCGGATATCATCGCCGCCAGGAAGCGGTTACAAAAACCACAGCCCATCTCGTACCGATGGTAAAAAGAGCCCTTGATATGGGTGTCCGGGCTAAGTATGTTTTAATGGACAGTTGGTTTTCGATGCCATCAGCAATAGCAGATTTGCGGGAACACATACACGTCATATGCATGCTGAAAGATCATCCAAAATGGCTTTATGAATATCAAGGCAAAAAGCTTAGGCTGTCCGAACTCTATGGAAAATTGAAGAAAAAAAGAGGACGGGCAAAAATCAAGGCCCAAGCCATTGTTACTCTTTCCAACGGCAAGCAGGCAAAAATTATTTTTGTTTCCTGTGATAAAAAACGAGGCTGGCTTGCACTCCTGTCGACAGATCTGTCCCTCCCTAATGAAGAAGTCATTCGGCTGTACGGCAAACGCTGGGATATTGAAGTCTTTTTCAAAATGTGCAAGCAACACCTGAAATTGGCAAAAGAAATACAAATTAGGAACTACGATGGCCTGATCGCTCATACATCTCTTGTCATTGCCAGATACAACATGCTCAGCCTTTATCAGCGGCAATGTATGGATCAAAGGTCATTCGGGGAACTCTTCAGGGCCTGTAATGATGAGATGACCAATCTTTCTTTTATGGTCTCTTTGGAGCGGATCATGCGCTTAGCTCTGGTAAATATTCGGCGACTATTTGATTTTACCGAGCATATGGTACAGGAGATGCTTGATCTGGTGATGGGTCAAGCTCTCAAGTATTTCGGTTTTTCAAGTGAGATTGAGGAATTATCGGGGGTGCAAATTTACTCCTCCGAAAGTTGA
- a CDS encoding type II toxin-antitoxin system prevent-host-death family antitoxin codes for MINISATSLRGKLFEILKRVESGEQIVVTHNKKKVAYLSPIKKQDWRNQLSEKPKLLVPPDEVIKPVTDIWEDYI; via the coding sequence ATGATTAATATTTCAGCAACCAGCCTGAGGGGAAAACTTTTTGAAATATTAAAACGGGTTGAATCCGGTGAACAGATAGTGGTGACCCATAATAAAAAAAAAGTGGCATATTTAAGCCCCATCAAAAAACAGGACTGGCGCAACCAGCTTTCTGAGAAACCCAAACTGCTTGTTCCGCCGGACGAAGTTATCAAGCCGGTAACAGACATCTGGGAGGATTATATTTAA
- a CDS encoding type II toxin-antitoxin system VapC family toxin, with protein sequence MDSYLLDTHALIFWVNKEHISNQFVSFLDEQNEMENLYVSPISFWEIALLVKKGRIQLGDVTKWQSNVMDCSNIKLMAPGAGEMIESVNLPDLHKDPFDRLLIAQALNRNCLLVTKDETINQYDVKTFWI encoded by the coding sequence GTGGACAGCTATCTGTTAGATACCCATGCATTGATTTTCTGGGTCAACAAAGAACATATTTCCAATCAATTCGTCTCGTTTCTTGATGAACAAAATGAAATGGAAAATCTTTATGTTTCGCCAATTTCTTTTTGGGAAATTGCTCTGCTTGTCAAAAAAGGTCGTATTCAATTGGGAGATGTCACTAAATGGCAGTCAAATGTGATGGATTGTTCCAACATAAAATTGATGGCTCCCGGAGCCGGGGAAATGATTGAATCCGTTAATCTTCCAGATCTGCATAAAGATCCCTTTGACAGACTGTTGATCGCACAGGCGTTAAACAGGAATTGCCTACTTGTGACGAAGGATGAAACCATAAATCAGTATGATGTGAAAACCTTCTGGATATAA
- the tnpB gene encoding IS66 family insertion sequence element accessory protein TnpB (TnpB, as the term is used for proteins encoded by IS66 family insertion elements, is considered an accessory protein, since TnpC, encoded by a neighboring gene, is a DDE family transposase.) has product MFSPTQNLKIHIALGSTDMRKSIDGLSILVSEKLNLDPFSGHMFVFCNRNQNILKILYWDRNGFCLWHKRLEKDYFQWPKSKDEILTIGAKELSWLMDGLSIHQKKAHKSLKYSAVF; this is encoded by the coding sequence ATGTTTTCTCCTACCCAGAATTTAAAAATTCATATCGCACTTGGCAGCACTGATATGCGCAAGTCCATTGATGGGTTATCTATACTTGTGAGCGAAAAATTAAATTTGGATCCATTCTCAGGACACATGTTTGTCTTCTGTAACCGGAATCAAAATATATTGAAAATCCTGTATTGGGATCGCAATGGATTCTGTCTCTGGCACAAGAGGCTGGAAAAGGACTATTTTCAATGGCCCAAGTCAAAAGATGAGATTTTGACCATCGGTGCCAAAGAACTTTCATGGCTGATGGACGGCCTCTCAATTCATCAGAAAAAAGCACATAAATCATTAAAATATTCGGCTGTTTTTTGA
- a CDS encoding sulfatase-like hydrolase/transferase, protein MKATRKKLLLYDLLIGFGTLLIYPILLRLSSSQELSGKVLSSISEASLVKSQLGISVLWYLLAVFISHMVAFLTVWWLTYVFLEKIRNERSFILSGVCIMCAFALWCYIANASYFPNSQSASVAIFFLKWKYSQFSFVLFNLLVGLYIFISLWRTVKNSNSAELLRRIKATRFSVGAFLTCGIILLLVVILPVGGIFANIDNFTKATNSGSLQEEKPDIILLGIDSLRPDCLDAGESIVEIPNIRGFVDDSLQFKTAYTPLARTYPAWNAILTGAYPGNNGAVFNLIDNGYRNTEMITLATRLKNAGYETVYATDEKRFSNIDESFGFDRILGPPMGAADFLLGTINDFPLSNLIVNTRLGRILFPYSYGNRAASVTYEPDAFLSLIENDLEDNDEQPSLLCIHLCLSHWPYKWRTSDTPIIPNTNTDELIYSQSLETVDRQFGQLLTILKNKGYFENAIVVLLSDHGEGLSTDNNQIDASDGSSRSLFGATIGHGTDVLNRKQYEVVLAYRGFGEQAMATGFSMQTAGLIDIAPTLLDLVDLSPGKSKQFDGISLRPWLEDADLKPYSRYFLVETGFSIPSILSANPNMAEAFSEGHTHYRVLSNGRLVIKDESIPLLVSQKQYAVYFEDLSFVRIPDKKWNDYKEMFVDNKSAEYFEADRFKEQDLVGMKVALNEYLEETD, encoded by the coding sequence ATGAAAGCGACAAGAAAGAAGCTTTTGCTTTATGATCTGCTGATCGGGTTCGGGACCCTGTTGATCTATCCGATATTATTGCGTTTGAGTTCCAGTCAAGAGTTGAGCGGCAAGGTGCTTTCTTCCATCAGCGAGGCAAGTCTGGTGAAAAGTCAACTTGGCATTTCGGTATTGTGGTATCTTTTGGCAGTTTTCATAAGTCATATGGTTGCCTTTCTAACGGTTTGGTGGCTGACATACGTATTTTTAGAAAAAATCCGGAATGAGCGAAGTTTTATCCTGTCAGGCGTTTGTATCATGTGCGCTTTCGCCTTGTGGTGTTATATTGCCAACGCTTCTTATTTTCCGAATTCCCAGAGTGCATCTGTGGCAATTTTTTTTTTAAAATGGAAATATAGTCAATTTTCGTTTGTTTTATTCAATCTTTTAGTGGGGCTGTACATATTCATTTCACTCTGGCGGACGGTGAAAAATTCAAATTCGGCCGAATTGCTGAGGCGTATTAAAGCGACGCGGTTTTCGGTCGGCGCTTTCTTAACATGTGGAATTATTCTTTTGCTGGTGGTCATCCTTCCAGTAGGTGGCATTTTTGCGAACATAGACAATTTCACCAAAGCGACAAACAGTGGCTCTCTTCAGGAGGAAAAACCGGATATCATCCTGCTGGGCATCGATTCCTTGCGTCCGGATTGTTTGGATGCGGGGGAAAGTATCGTTGAAATTCCCAACATCAGGGGGTTCGTTGATGATTCCCTGCAATTTAAGACCGCCTATACACCTCTGGCACGTACCTACCCAGCCTGGAACGCTATTCTTACAGGGGCCTATCCAGGAAATAACGGTGCAGTGTTCAATCTCATAGATAATGGTTACAGAAATACAGAAATGATTACTTTGGCGACACGGTTGAAAAATGCCGGATATGAAACCGTTTATGCAACCGATGAAAAACGCTTCAGCAATATAGACGAAAGCTTCGGGTTTGACAGGATCCTCGGCCCACCCATGGGTGCAGCTGATTTTCTTCTGGGGACCATCAACGATTTCCCTCTCAGTAACCTGATTGTAAACACACGCCTTGGAAGAATATTGTTTCCCTATTCCTATGGAAACCGGGCCGCTTCGGTAACCTACGAGCCGGATGCCTTTTTATCTCTGATCGAGAATGATTTGGAGGATAACGATGAACAGCCGTCCTTATTATGCATCCATCTGTGCTTATCCCACTGGCCATATAAATGGCGTACGTCTGATACACCCATTATTCCGAATACCAACACAGATGAGTTGATATATTCCCAGTCGCTTGAGACAGTGGACCGGCAGTTCGGTCAGTTGCTGACGATATTGAAGAATAAGGGATACTTTGAAAATGCCATCGTTGTGCTGCTCTCTGATCATGGAGAGGGACTGTCAACCGACAATAACCAAATCGACGCTTCGGATGGCAGCAGCAGATCTCTGTTTGGAGCAACCATAGGGCATGGAACAGACGTTTTAAACCGTAAACAGTACGAAGTTGTCCTAGCCTATAGGGGTTTCGGTGAACAGGCAATGGCCACCGGCTTTTCAATGCAGACAGCGGGCCTGATCGACATTGCGCCGACGCTGCTGGACCTTGTTGATTTATCGCCGGGAAAATCTAAGCAATTTGACGGAATTTCCTTGCGGCCATGGCTTGAAGATGCCGACCTGAAACCATATTCGCGGTACTTTCTTGTAGAAACAGGTTTTTCAATACCGTCGATTTTGTCCGCAAATCCGAATATGGCGGAGGCGTTTTCCGAGGGGCATACACACTATCGAGTGCTTTCAAACGGACGGCTTGTTATTAAAGACGAATCGATACCATTGCTTGTCTCACAAAAGCAATATGCAGTTTATTTTGAAGATCTGAGCTTTGTCCGGATACCTGATAAAAAGTGGAATGACTACAAAGAAATGTTTGTGGATAATAAAAGTGCCGAGTACTTTGAAGCGGACAGATTCAAAGAACAAGACCTTGTTGGTATGAAAGTCGCTCTGAACGAATATTTGGAAGAAACAGATTAG
- a CDS encoding IS1634 family transposase, with protein sequence MADNVNNNVETKPIGFAPILQHYFHKCCIADIIDQNVPLDARRNMLTHGQASIAMITAILFQVMSLYKVCKFARESNVLDVIFPDISPDEYFDDRLGDTLDAIHKFGIGNLELLITRHIIEAFEIQTEICHNDTTCAQVYGENNKNRSEQSIKISYGYSKQYRKDLKQLVWSMTASSDSSFPLFQQTYSGNTADVETYVEQWHHLIDLLGKKDFLFAGDSKVATHGNMAHIDDHGGYFLSPLPMYASYQEALFKALDKHNHETLIPYKDQMNRGVEVPLTFEHENKSYTFRMIILFDQGLFYRRKKSLLERITKTQVAFDELAQKINAYKLKTKDSIEQACQAILKKHKTQAFFDFVVHNDPVVTYKNARPGRPAKNAEKIAVYQDHFYIELNYNESVCTKAQYQIGYYPLVTNKPASDFSIEDAMLAHKNQYKVEHLYKRSKSGYNLEPIYLQTPDRIEAYLFLFKIALQILVLMERTARIKIAERDKGLDNFMPNKRDVRNPKTENMLAMFEFVVCGVILLHDGSRQYFVSKLTETQKDILSILDVPEKCYTHQYLFDTS encoded by the coding sequence ATGGCGGATAACGTCAATAATAATGTCGAGACAAAACCGATTGGTTTTGCCCCGATTTTGCAGCATTATTTTCACAAATGTTGCATCGCTGATATTATTGACCAGAACGTCCCTCTTGATGCAAGACGTAACATGCTCACTCATGGGCAGGCAAGTATAGCAATGATCACCGCCATTCTTTTTCAGGTTATGTCTCTTTACAAGGTTTGCAAATTTGCCAGGGAATCAAATGTCCTGGATGTTATTTTCCCTGACATAAGTCCGGATGAATATTTTGACGATAGGCTGGGTGATACCTTAGACGCTATTCACAAATTCGGCATTGGTAATCTGGAACTGCTGATTACCCGACATATAATTGAAGCCTTTGAGATTCAGACAGAAATCTGTCATAACGATACGACCTGTGCGCAAGTTTACGGCGAGAATAATAAAAACAGATCCGAACAGAGCATCAAGATCTCATACGGATACAGCAAACAATACCGCAAAGACCTGAAACAATTGGTATGGTCCATGACAGCCAGTTCTGACAGTAGCTTTCCCTTATTCCAACAAACATATAGTGGCAACACCGCCGATGTGGAAACCTATGTGGAACAGTGGCACCATTTGATTGACCTGCTGGGAAAGAAAGATTTTTTATTTGCCGGCGATTCCAAGGTGGCTACACACGGGAATATGGCGCACATAGATGATCACGGAGGATATTTTTTAAGTCCTCTGCCCATGTACGCCTCCTATCAAGAAGCTCTTTTCAAAGCACTGGATAAGCACAATCACGAGACCCTGATTCCTTACAAAGATCAAATGAATCGGGGAGTTGAGGTGCCTCTGACTTTTGAACACGAGAACAAAAGTTATACCTTCAGAATGATCATCCTTTTCGATCAGGGCTTGTTTTACCGCCGTAAAAAATCTCTTCTGGAACGAATCACTAAAACCCAAGTCGCATTTGATGAACTCGCCCAAAAAATAAATGCATATAAATTAAAGACGAAGGACAGCATTGAGCAGGCTTGTCAGGCCATACTAAAAAAACATAAGACACAGGCGTTTTTTGATTTTGTTGTCCACAACGATCCAGTGGTCACGTATAAAAATGCACGGCCCGGTCGACCAGCCAAAAATGCAGAAAAAATCGCGGTCTATCAAGATCACTTCTATATAGAACTCAATTATAATGAGTCCGTCTGTACCAAGGCGCAATATCAAATCGGCTATTATCCACTCGTAACCAACAAGCCGGCTTCTGATTTTTCAATAGAAGATGCGATGCTGGCTCATAAAAATCAGTACAAGGTGGAGCATCTTTATAAACGGTCAAAGTCAGGTTACAATCTCGAACCGATTTATCTGCAAACGCCTGATAGAATAGAAGCTTATCTTTTCCTTTTCAAAATAGCGCTTCAAATTTTGGTCCTTATGGAAAGAACGGCCAGAATAAAAATTGCCGAACGGGATAAAGGTTTGGATAATTTCATGCCCAATAAAAGGGATGTGCGTAACCCTAAAACAGAAAACATGTTGGCAATGTTTGAATTTGTCGTATGTGGCGTAATACTGCTTCATGATGGAAGCCGGCAATATTTTGTCTCCAAGCTGACCGAGACACAAAAAGATATTTTATCGATTCTGGATGTGCCGGAAAAATGCTACACTCACCAATATTTGTTTGATACTTCATAA